The following are encoded in a window of Pangasianodon hypophthalmus isolate fPanHyp1 chromosome 14, fPanHyp1.pri, whole genome shotgun sequence genomic DNA:
- the ly6d gene encoding lymphocyte antigen 6D, whose protein sequence is MKLLLCTFILVLLCSASVHSLKCFTCENGNCKTPTECPAHSNFCKTVSSPDEFSRTCEEFCVPGVNTFCCQEDFCS, encoded by the exons ATGAAGCTTCTACTGTGTACCTTCATCCTGGTGCTCCTGTGTAGCGCCTCTG TGCATTCTCTGAAATgcttcacatgtgaaaatggGAATTGTAAGACCCCCACAGAATGTCCAGCACACAGCAACTTCTGCAAAACTGTCTCATCAC CTGATGAATTCTCTCGGACTTGCGAGGAGTTCTGCGTCCCTGGAGTGAACACCTTCTGCTGTCAGGAAGACTTCTGCAGCTGA